A genomic window from Blastococcus saxobsidens DD2 includes:
- a CDS encoding MBL fold metallo-hydrolase: MSGARIDKVVIPGVFSLDGQDFDVENNVWLVGDDDEVLVIDAPHDAAPIVEAIGGRTVTAIVLTHGHNDHITAAPALRAATGAPIWFHSADRMLWDMTHPDTAPDEYLRAGTRFDVAGTRLVALHTPGHSPGSTCLHAADLRTVFTGDTLFCGGPGATGRSFSDHPTIVNSIRAQLLSLHGDTVVRTGHGDDTTIFAELRNVH, from the coding sequence ATGAGCGGCGCCCGCATCGACAAGGTGGTCATCCCCGGCGTCTTCAGCCTCGACGGCCAGGACTTCGACGTCGAGAACAACGTCTGGCTCGTCGGGGACGACGACGAGGTGCTCGTGATCGACGCTCCGCACGACGCCGCGCCGATCGTCGAGGCGATCGGTGGCCGGACGGTGACCGCGATCGTGCTGACGCACGGGCACAACGACCACATCACCGCCGCGCCGGCGCTCCGTGCGGCCACCGGCGCGCCGATCTGGTTTCACAGCGCCGACCGGATGCTCTGGGACATGACGCACCCGGACACCGCACCTGACGAGTACCTGCGGGCCGGCACCCGGTTCGACGTCGCGGGCACCCGGCTCGTCGCGCTGCACACGCCGGGTCACTCCCCGGGCAGCACCTGCCTGCACGCGGCGGACCTGCGCACGGTCTTCACCGGCGACACGCTGTTCTGCGGCGGGCCGGGGGCGACCGGCCGGTCGTTCAGCGACCACCCGACGATCGTGAACTCGATCCGGGCGCAGTTGCTGAGCCTGCACGGCGACACGGTCGTGAGGACCGGCCACGGGGACGACACGACGATCTTCGCGGAGCTCCGCAACGTGCACTGA
- a CDS encoding S-(hydroxymethyl)mycothiol dehydrogenase: MAYEVRGVVARGKGQPVTVETIVVPDPGPGEAVVDVQACGVCHTDLHYREGGINDDFPFLLGHEAAGVVSAVGEGVTNVAVGDYVVLNWRAVCGECRACRKGQLQYCFNTHNAAQKMTLADGTELSPALGIGAFAEKTLVHSGQCTKVDPAAPPTAAGLLGCGVMAGVGAAVNTGGVQRGETVAVFGCGGVGDAAIAGAKLAGATTIIAVDISDRKLEWARQFGATHTVNSTDTDPVEAIRALTGGFGVDVAIDAVGHPEVFEQAFYARDLAGRVVMVGVPTPGMEVTLPAIEIFGRGGSIRSSWYGDCLPSRDFPMLVDLYLQGRFDLDAFVSETIGLDDVEVAFEKMHKGEVLRSVVVFEK; the protein is encoded by the coding sequence ATGGCATATGAGGTGCGGGGCGTCGTAGCCCGCGGCAAGGGACAGCCGGTCACGGTGGAGACCATCGTGGTCCCCGACCCGGGGCCGGGTGAGGCGGTCGTCGACGTGCAGGCCTGCGGGGTCTGCCACACCGACCTGCACTACCGCGAAGGCGGCATCAACGACGACTTCCCGTTCCTGCTCGGCCACGAGGCGGCCGGCGTCGTCTCCGCCGTCGGCGAGGGTGTCACCAACGTCGCAGTGGGCGACTACGTCGTCCTGAACTGGCGGGCCGTGTGCGGTGAGTGCCGTGCCTGCCGCAAGGGTCAGCTGCAGTACTGCTTCAATACCCACAACGCCGCGCAGAAGATGACCCTCGCCGACGGCACCGAGCTCTCCCCGGCGCTGGGCATCGGCGCCTTCGCCGAGAAGACGCTGGTGCACTCCGGCCAGTGCACGAAGGTGGACCCGGCCGCGCCGCCGACCGCTGCCGGACTGCTCGGCTGCGGCGTCATGGCCGGGGTGGGCGCGGCGGTCAACACCGGCGGCGTGCAGCGCGGCGAGACGGTGGCCGTGTTCGGCTGCGGCGGCGTCGGTGACGCCGCGATCGCCGGGGCGAAGCTCGCCGGGGCGACGACGATCATCGCCGTCGACATCTCCGACCGGAAGCTCGAGTGGGCCAGGCAGTTCGGCGCCACCCACACGGTCAACTCCACGGACACCGACCCGGTGGAGGCGATCCGGGCCCTCACCGGCGGCTTCGGCGTCGACGTCGCCATCGACGCCGTCGGCCACCCGGAGGTGTTCGAGCAGGCGTTCTACGCCCGTGACCTGGCCGGCCGGGTCGTCATGGTCGGCGTCCCGACGCCGGGCATGGAGGTCACCCTGCCGGCGATCGAGATCTTCGGCCGCGGCGGGTCGATCAGGTCCTCCTGGTACGGCGACTGCCTGCCCAGCCGTGACTTCCCGATGCTGGTCGACCTCTACCTGCAGGGCCGCTTCGACCTCGACGCCTTCGTCAGCGAGACGATCGGGCTGGACGACGTCGAGGTGGCCTTCGAGAAGATGCACAAGGGCGAGGTGCTGCGCAGCGTCGTGGTGTTCGAGAAGTGA
- a CDS encoding OFA family MFS transporter — protein sequence MAVPSFLARERIIAKPGFNRWLIPPAALAVHLSIGQAYATSVYKVALVEHFDASLTQIGIIFSLAIVMLGVSAALFGTWVDKNGPRAAMATAAVFWSAGFLVGSLGIFTNQLWLVYLGYGFLGGIGLGIGYISPVSTLIKWFPDRPGLATGMAIMGFGGGAMVASPLSRQLMNWYDEDYTGAAGEVASGNSVALLFLTLGVLYLVFMLFGALIVRVPAPNWRPHGFDPATVKQKALVTTENVSASNAIKTPQFWLLWTVLFCNVTAGIGILEQAAPMIQDFFREGGTSAVAAAAAAGFVGLLSLFNMAGRFAWSTTSDYIGRKPIYMVYLGVGIVLYIALATIGGSAVWLFVALAAVIISFYGGGFATVPAYLRDLFGTYQVGAIHGRLLTAWAAAGIAGPLIINGILDMQGEPGNLVASDYRPALFIMVGILAVGFVANLMIKPVAEKWFEPKDTDIPTAAAEPERSTTR from the coding sequence GTGGCAGTTCCCAGCTTCCTGGCTCGCGAGCGAATCATCGCCAAGCCAGGCTTCAACCGGTGGTTGATCCCACCCGCGGCCCTCGCCGTGCACCTCAGCATCGGCCAGGCCTACGCCACCAGCGTCTACAAGGTGGCGCTCGTCGAGCACTTCGACGCAAGCCTCACCCAGATCGGCATCATCTTCTCGCTCGCGATCGTCATGCTCGGCGTCTCCGCCGCGCTCTTCGGCACGTGGGTCGACAAGAACGGCCCCCGTGCCGCGATGGCCACCGCCGCCGTCTTCTGGTCGGCCGGCTTCCTCGTGGGCTCGCTCGGCATCTTCACCAACCAGCTCTGGTTGGTCTACCTCGGCTACGGCTTCCTCGGCGGCATCGGTCTGGGCATCGGCTACATCTCGCCGGTCTCCACGCTGATCAAGTGGTTCCCCGACCGTCCGGGCCTGGCCACCGGCATGGCGATCATGGGCTTCGGTGGTGGTGCGATGGTCGCCTCGCCGCTGTCCCGCCAGCTGATGAACTGGTACGACGAGGACTACACCGGCGCGGCCGGTGAGGTCGCCAGCGGCAACTCCGTCGCCCTCCTGTTCCTCACCCTCGGCGTGCTCTACCTGGTCTTCATGCTGTTCGGCGCCCTCATCGTGCGGGTGCCCGCGCCCAACTGGCGTCCGCACGGCTTCGACCCGGCAACGGTCAAGCAGAAGGCCCTGGTCACCACCGAGAACGTCTCCGCCAGCAACGCGATCAAGACGCCGCAGTTCTGGCTGCTGTGGACGGTCCTGTTCTGCAACGTGACCGCGGGCATCGGCATCCTCGAGCAGGCCGCCCCGATGATCCAGGACTTCTTCCGCGAGGGCGGGACCTCCGCGGTGGCGGCCGCCGCCGCCGCAGGCTTCGTGGGGCTGCTGTCGCTGTTCAACATGGCCGGCCGGTTCGCGTGGTCGACCACGTCGGACTACATCGGTCGCAAGCCGATCTACATGGTGTACCTCGGCGTCGGCATCGTCCTCTACATCGCGCTGGCCACCATCGGCGGCAGCGCCGTCTGGCTGTTCGTCGCACTGGCCGCGGTGATCATCAGCTTCTACGGCGGTGGGTTCGCGACCGTCCCGGCGTACCTGCGCGACCTGTTCGGCACCTACCAGGTCGGCGCCATCCACGGCCGGCTGCTGACCGCCTGGGCGGCCGCGGGCATCGCGGGGCCGCTGATCATCAACGGCATCCTGGACATGCAGGGGGAGCCGGGGAACCTGGTTGCCTCTGACTACCGGCCCGCCCTGTTCATCATGGTCGGCATCCTGGCCGTCGGCTTCGTCGCCAACCTCATGATCAAGCCGGTCGCCGAGAAGTGGTTCGAGCCGAAGGACACCGACATCCCCACCGCTGCGGCGGAACCCGAGAGGAGCACCACCCGATGA
- a CDS encoding MFS transporter small subunit, protein MSSTSSTGEQPASSTPTGLVAFAWALVGIPLIYGLYNTARAASALFGG, encoded by the coding sequence ATGAGCTCGACGTCCTCCACCGGTGAGCAGCCGGCTTCGAGCACCCCGACGGGCCTCGTCGCCTTCGCCTGGGCGCTGGTCGGCATCCCGCTGATCTACGGTCTCTACAACACTGCGAGGGCGGCCAGCGCGCTCTTCGGCGGCTGA
- a CDS encoding sterol carrier family protein, protein MPAQPIPAEELRAAVEPVRAWLAGEAEQPPRAAVGAAVKTSARWLAQQAPGRSVEVRVPPHVAVQCIAGPRHTRGTPPNVVETDAATWLRLATGTLDWATAAADGKLTASGNRADLSGHLPLSPLSPSGRHRGQKPSPG, encoded by the coding sequence ATGCCCGCACAGCCGATCCCGGCCGAGGAGCTGCGGGCGGCGGTCGAGCCCGTGCGGGCCTGGCTGGCCGGGGAGGCCGAGCAGCCGCCCCGCGCGGCCGTGGGTGCCGCGGTGAAGACCAGCGCCCGCTGGCTGGCCCAGCAGGCGCCGGGGCGCTCGGTGGAGGTGCGGGTGCCCCCGCACGTCGCCGTCCAGTGCATCGCGGGCCCCCGGCACACCCGGGGGACGCCGCCGAACGTCGTGGAGACCGACGCGGCGACCTGGCTCCGCCTGGCGACCGGCACCCTCGACTGGGCCACCGCCGCCGCGGACGGGAAGCTCACCGCCAGCGGAAACCGGGCCGACCTGTCCGGTCACCTTCCGCTTTCCCCTCTGTCACCCTCCGGGCGACACCGCGGCCAGAAGCCGTCCCCCGGCTGA
- the purL gene encoding phosphoribosylformylglycinamidine synthase subunit PurL, giving the protein MTEDGTAGQASATAGLSDLDTGPGRLANRLDTVDLAASTPGDEQPYAELGLRADEYVRITEILGRRPTTAELAMYSVMWSEHCSYKSSKVHLRQFGDLPPSDALLVGIGENAGVVDVGDGYAVTFKVESHNHPSYVEPYQGAATGVGGIVRDILTMGARPIAVMDSLRFGRADAPDTARVLPGVVAGVGGYGNCLGLPNIGGELVFDDCYAGNPLVNALCVGVMKHEDVRLAKAEGVGNKVILFGARTGGDGIGGVSVLASETFDAEGPAKRPSVQVGDPFTEKLLIEACLEIFAADLVTGIQDLGGAGLSCATSELASAGTGGMHVDLDTVPLRDSTLTPAEILMSESQERMCAIVEPGKVDAFLAVCRTWDVLATVIGEVTAGDRLTVDWHGERIVDVPPRTVAHEGPVYQRPMQRPADLDALQADDPARLPRPQTGAELQAHWLAVVSSPDGADKTWVTEQYDRYVRGNTVLAQPDDAGVVRIDEESHRGIALSLDGNGRYARLDPYTGTQLNLAEAYRNVAVSGAKPLAVTNCLNFGSPESPEVMWQFAEAVRGLADACRELGLPVTGGNVSLYNQTGDVAINPTPVIGVLGVHDDVRTRVPSGWRVPGETVLLLGTTEAELGGSAWASVVHGHLGGRPPAVDLAAERALGDLLGALGREGLISSAHDLADGGLAQALAESALRYGVGARLALGEDPFTTLFSESGARAVITTSDPGGVKTTARWAGVPVTELGTTGGGALVAEDLLELDLDELRAAWSATLPALFGSPEVAVGSVPAGTVPTS; this is encoded by the coding sequence GTGACTGAGGACGGAACGGCGGGGCAGGCGAGCGCGACCGCGGGCCTCTCCGACCTCGACACCGGCCCGGGCCGGCTGGCGAACCGGCTCGACACCGTCGACCTGGCGGCGAGCACCCCCGGCGACGAGCAGCCCTATGCCGAGCTCGGCCTCCGGGCCGACGAGTACGTCCGGATCACGGAGATCCTCGGCCGCCGGCCCACCACCGCCGAGCTCGCGATGTACAGCGTGATGTGGAGCGAGCACTGCTCCTACAAGAGCTCCAAGGTGCACCTGCGCCAGTTCGGCGACCTCCCGCCCAGCGACGCGCTGCTGGTCGGCATCGGCGAGAACGCCGGCGTGGTGGACGTCGGCGACGGCTACGCGGTCACCTTCAAGGTCGAGAGCCACAACCACCCGAGCTACGTCGAGCCCTACCAGGGCGCGGCCACGGGTGTCGGCGGCATCGTCCGCGACATTCTCACCATGGGCGCGCGCCCGATCGCCGTCATGGACAGCCTCCGCTTCGGCCGGGCCGACGCCCCCGACACCGCCCGGGTGCTGCCCGGCGTCGTCGCCGGGGTCGGCGGCTACGGCAACTGCCTGGGGCTGCCCAACATCGGCGGCGAGCTGGTCTTCGATGACTGCTACGCCGGCAATCCGCTGGTCAACGCGCTGTGCGTCGGCGTGATGAAGCACGAGGACGTCCGGCTGGCGAAGGCCGAGGGCGTCGGCAACAAGGTGATCCTTTTCGGCGCCCGCACCGGCGGCGACGGCATCGGCGGGGTCTCCGTCCTCGCGTCCGAGACCTTCGACGCCGAGGGCCCGGCCAAGCGGCCCAGCGTGCAGGTCGGCGACCCGTTCACCGAGAAGCTGCTCATCGAGGCCTGCCTGGAGATCTTCGCCGCCGACCTCGTCACCGGCATCCAGGACCTCGGCGGCGCCGGGCTGTCCTGCGCCACCAGCGAGCTGGCCAGCGCCGGTACCGGCGGTATGCACGTCGACCTCGACACCGTCCCGCTGCGGGACAGCACCCTGACGCCCGCCGAGATCCTGATGAGCGAGTCGCAGGAGCGGATGTGCGCCATCGTCGAGCCGGGCAAGGTCGACGCGTTCCTCGCGGTCTGCCGCACGTGGGACGTCCTGGCCACCGTCATCGGTGAGGTGACCGCCGGCGACCGGCTGACGGTCGACTGGCACGGGGAGCGGATCGTCGACGTCCCGCCGCGGACGGTCGCGCACGAGGGCCCCGTCTACCAGCGGCCGATGCAGCGCCCGGCCGACCTCGACGCGCTCCAGGCCGACGACCCCGCCCGCCTGCCGCGGCCGCAGACCGGGGCCGAGCTGCAGGCGCACTGGCTGGCCGTCGTCAGCAGCCCGGACGGCGCGGACAAGACCTGGGTCACCGAGCAGTACGACCGCTACGTCCGCGGGAACACGGTGCTGGCCCAGCCCGACGACGCCGGTGTCGTGCGGATCGACGAGGAGTCCCACCGCGGCATCGCCCTCTCCCTGGACGGCAACGGCCGCTACGCCCGCCTCGACCCCTACACCGGGACGCAGCTCAACCTCGCGGAGGCGTACCGCAACGTCGCCGTCTCCGGGGCGAAGCCGCTCGCCGTCACCAACTGCCTGAACTTCGGGTCGCCGGAGAGTCCCGAGGTCATGTGGCAGTTCGCGGAGGCCGTCCGCGGCCTCGCCGACGCCTGCCGGGAGCTCGGCCTGCCGGTCACCGGCGGCAACGTCAGCCTCTACAACCAGACCGGCGACGTCGCCATCAACCCGACGCCGGTGATCGGTGTCCTGGGCGTGCACGACGACGTCCGCACCCGCGTGCCGTCCGGCTGGCGCGTGCCCGGGGAGACGGTGCTGCTGCTCGGGACCACGGAGGCCGAGCTCGGTGGGTCCGCATGGGCCAGCGTCGTGCACGGCCACCTCGGCGGCCGTCCGCCGGCGGTCGACCTGGCCGCCGAGCGGGCGCTGGGAGACCTGCTGGGCGCACTCGGCCGCGAGGGCCTGATCAGCTCCGCGCACGACCTGGCCGACGGTGGGCTGGCGCAGGCGCTGGCCGAGTCGGCGCTCCGCTACGGCGTCGGCGCCCGGCTGGCGCTGGGTGAGGACCCCTTCACGACGCTGTTCAGCGAGTCCGGCGCCCGCGCGGTCATCACGACGTCGGACCCCGGCGGCGTGAAGACCACCGCGCGATGGGCCGGCGTGCCCGTCACCGAGCTGGGGACCACCGGCGGCGGCGCGCTCGTCGCCGAGGATCTGCTCGAGCTGGACCTCGACGAACTGCGAGCCGCCTGGAGCGCCACGCTGCCGGCCCTGTTCGGCAGCCCCGAGGTCGCGGTCGGCTCCGTTCCGGCGGGCACCGTCCCGACCAGCTGA
- the purQ gene encoding phosphoribosylformylglycinamidine synthase subunit PurQ, which yields MRIGVITFPGSLDDVDAARAVRLAGGNPISLWHADHDLKDVDAVVLPGGFSYGDYLRAGAIAARAPLMQDVVDRATRGMPVLGICNGFQVLCEAGLLPGALTRNSHLHFRNRDQVLRVERADTAWTQDYASGQRIVIPVKNGEGRYVAADADLDRLEGEDRVVFRYVGGNPNGSSRDIAGVTSGNGRVVGLMPHPEHAVEDLTGPSTDGLGFFTSILKAVVNA from the coding sequence GTGCGCATCGGTGTCATCACCTTCCCGGGCTCCCTGGACGACGTCGACGCCGCGCGAGCGGTGCGCCTGGCCGGCGGGAACCCGATCAGCCTGTGGCACGCCGACCACGACCTGAAGGACGTCGACGCCGTCGTCCTCCCGGGCGGGTTCTCCTACGGCGACTACCTGCGGGCCGGGGCCATCGCGGCGCGCGCGCCCCTGATGCAGGACGTCGTCGACCGCGCGACGCGGGGCATGCCCGTGCTGGGCATCTGCAACGGCTTCCAGGTGCTCTGCGAAGCAGGCCTCCTGCCCGGCGCGCTCACCCGCAACAGCCACCTGCACTTCCGCAACCGCGACCAGGTGCTGCGCGTCGAGCGGGCCGACACCGCCTGGACGCAGGACTACGCGAGCGGCCAGCGCATCGTCATCCCGGTCAAGAACGGCGAGGGTCGGTACGTGGCCGCCGACGCCGACCTCGACCGTCTCGAGGGCGAGGACCGGGTGGTGTTCCGCTACGTGGGCGGCAACCCCAACGGGTCCAGCCGGGACATCGCCGGCGTCACCAGCGGGAACGGCCGCGTGGTCGGCCTCATGCCGCACCCCGAGCACGCCGTCGAGGACCTCACCGGTCCGAGCACCGACGGCCTCGGCTTCTTCACCAGCATCCTGAAGGCGGTCGTGAACGCGTGA
- the purS gene encoding phosphoribosylformylglycinamidine synthase subunit PurS yields MSRVVVDVVLKPEISDPQGQAVLGALGRLGHDSVRSVRQGKHFVLEVDGTPDEAELKQIAETLLANPVIEDVELHLPTD; encoded by the coding sequence GTGTCCCGGGTGGTCGTCGACGTGGTCCTCAAGCCGGAGATCTCCGACCCCCAGGGGCAGGCGGTCCTCGGTGCGCTCGGCCGGCTCGGCCACGACTCCGTGCGGAGCGTCCGCCAGGGCAAGCACTTCGTGCTCGAGGTCGACGGGACGCCCGACGAGGCCGAGCTGAAGCAGATCGCCGAGACACTGCTGGCGAACCCGGTCATCGAGGACGTCGAGCTGCACCTCCCCACCGACTGA
- a CDS encoding phosphoribosylaminoimidazolesuccinocarboxamide synthase, with amino-acid sequence MTVDLPLVARGKVREIYAAGPDRLLLVASDRISAYDHVLPTPIPDKGAVLTRLSVWWFEQLAPVLASFGASHHLVSAAPGADDGVPASVAGRGMLVRKLEMLPVECVARGYLSGSGTVEYSRSGSIRDVALPSGLVEGSRLPEPVFTPSTKAELGEHDEAIDFAAVVTAVGAARAEELRELTLALYRRGAEIAAAAGILLADTKFEFGVDPDGGLVLGDEVLTPDSSRFWPADTWSPGTVQPSYDKQFVRDWLTSSGWDRVSEPPELPADVVAATRERYVTAYEQLTGSPFC; translated from the coding sequence ATGACGGTGGACCTGCCCCTCGTCGCCCGCGGCAAGGTGCGGGAGATCTACGCCGCCGGCCCCGACCGGCTGCTGCTCGTGGCGTCGGACCGGATCTCGGCCTACGACCACGTGTTGCCGACGCCGATCCCGGACAAGGGCGCCGTGCTGACCCGGCTGTCGGTCTGGTGGTTCGAGCAGCTGGCGCCGGTGCTGGCGTCGTTCGGAGCCTCGCACCACCTGGTGTCGGCGGCTCCGGGGGCGGACGACGGGGTACCGGCCTCGGTCGCCGGGCGCGGGATGCTCGTGCGGAAGCTGGAGATGCTGCCCGTGGAGTGCGTGGCCCGGGGCTACCTCTCCGGCTCCGGGACGGTCGAGTACTCGAGGTCCGGCTCCATCCGCGACGTGGCGCTCCCGTCCGGACTGGTGGAGGGCTCGCGGCTGCCCGAGCCGGTGTTCACGCCGTCGACCAAGGCGGAGCTGGGGGAGCACGACGAGGCGATCGACTTCGCCGCCGTCGTCACCGCCGTCGGCGCCGCCCGGGCGGAGGAGCTGCGGGAGCTGACGCTGGCGCTCTACCGGCGCGGTGCCGAGATCGCGGCCGCCGCGGGCATCCTGCTGGCCGACACCAAGTTCGAGTTCGGGGTGGACCCGGACGGCGGCCTGGTGCTGGGTGACGAGGTGCTCACCCCCGACTCGTCGCGCTTCTGGCCGGCCGACACGTGGTCGCCGGGCACGGTGCAGCCCTCGTACGACAAGCAGTTCGTACGCGACTGGCTGACGTCGTCGGGCTGGGACCGCGTCTCCGAGCCGCCCGAGCTGCCCGCCGACGTCGTCGCCGCCACCCGCGAGCGCTACGTCACCGCCTACGAGCAGCTCACCGGAAGCCCGTTCTGCTGA
- the purB gene encoding adenylosuccinate lyase, whose amino-acid sequence MIERYTLPVMGRVWSDEHKYELWCRVETLVLEAHAAAGRVPADVVEPVRNAPPPSPERVAEIEETTQHDVIAFLTAWADDTEPRSAAAYVHHGMTSSDLLDTALAVQLTDATDVLLAKADRLVAVLRDHGLAHRDTIKVGRTHGVHAEPDVWGHRVADLAFAAARSRDRLRAARERVGVVAISGAVGTYSLIDPSVEVFVADALGLRPAEASTQVVLRDSISEWVSALAIIATVCEAIALEVRHGQRTEVRELSEAFGSGQKGSSAMPHKKNPIRSERIAGLARVVRAAIVPVMEGIPLWHERDISHSSTERVFLPDAAITTDYLLDLTAGLVENLVVDTARMRANLESTGGLIYTSSVLLELVESGSSREDAYALVQSAAMETWKSGTPFRETLRERASSSGLTLDEARLDEICRPEQYVANLGPLFDRLAALS is encoded by the coding sequence ATGATCGAGCGCTACACGCTCCCCGTGATGGGGCGCGTCTGGAGCGACGAGCACAAGTACGAGCTGTGGTGCCGGGTCGAGACGCTGGTCCTCGAGGCGCACGCGGCCGCCGGACGGGTGCCCGCCGACGTCGTCGAACCGGTGCGCAACGCCCCGCCGCCGTCCCCCGAGCGGGTCGCCGAGATCGAGGAGACGACGCAGCACGACGTCATCGCCTTCCTCACCGCGTGGGCCGACGACACCGAGCCGCGCTCGGCGGCCGCGTACGTCCACCACGGCATGACCTCGTCGGACCTGCTGGACACCGCGCTGGCCGTGCAGCTCACCGACGCCACCGACGTGCTGCTGGCCAAGGCCGACCGGCTGGTGGCCGTGCTGCGCGACCACGGGCTGGCGCACCGGGACACGATCAAGGTCGGCCGCACCCACGGCGTGCACGCCGAGCCGGACGTGTGGGGGCACCGGGTCGCCGACCTCGCCTTCGCCGCCGCCCGGTCCCGGGACCGGCTGCGGGCGGCCCGGGAGCGGGTCGGCGTCGTCGCCATCTCCGGCGCCGTCGGCACGTACTCGCTGATCGACCCGTCGGTGGAGGTCTTCGTGGCCGATGCCCTGGGACTGCGGCCTGCCGAGGCGTCGACCCAGGTGGTGCTGCGCGACTCGATCAGCGAGTGGGTCTCCGCGCTGGCGATCATCGCGACGGTCTGCGAGGCGATCGCCCTGGAGGTCCGGCACGGCCAGCGCACCGAGGTGCGCGAGCTGTCCGAGGCGTTCGGGTCGGGCCAGAAGGGCTCGAGCGCGATGCCGCACAAGAAGAACCCGATCCGCTCCGAGCGGATCGCCGGTCTCGCCCGTGTGGTGCGGGCGGCGATCGTGCCGGTGATGGAAGGCATCCCGCTCTGGCACGAGCGCGACATCTCGCACTCCTCGACCGAGCGGGTGTTCCTGCCCGACGCCGCGATCACCACGGACTACCTGCTGGACCTCACCGCCGGACTGGTCGAGAACCTGGTGGTGGACACCGCGCGCATGCGCGCCAACCTGGAATCCACCGGCGGGCTGATCTACACCTCCTCGGTGCTGCTGGAGCTGGTGGAGAGCGGGTCGTCCCGCGAGGACGCCTACGCGCTCGTGCAGTCGGCCGCGATGGAGACCTGGAAGAGCGGGACGCCGTTCCGCGAGACGCTGCGGGAGCGCGCCTCGTCGTCCGGCCTGACGCTGGACGAGGCACGGCTGGACGAGATCTGCCGGCCGGAGCAGTACGTGGCCAACCTCGGTCCGCTGTTCGACCGGCTGGCCGCACTGTCATGA
- a CDS encoding AI-2E family transporter, translating into MLRRANDLTARARERIRAAREHDPHAWYDRVAHEHIPAHHDGEPVTDVLPGDDPESVGGDRLPLGSPEPGAPDLDGPLGPRGVSGPPAGGRALRRDEGDRSLVTTRRRGHVEDGVPTALRTAAAWSWRLLVVLAGLYALLYAMAYVAVVIVPVIVALLLAALLQPGAAALVRHGWPRSLAAFTMLLVGLGVVAGIITLVVNRVIAGFGDLADQVSEGLEQVERFVVRSFPITANQLEDAVSQAQEFLVSNEQELATGAISTATTVGEVFTGIVLALFTLFFFLKDGRTIWLWLVGLFPGDSRAYIDEAARRSWRTLISYVRATAVVALVDAVGIGIGLAVLGVPLVIPLSALVFLGAFIPIIGSFLAGTVAVLVALVAVGPIKALIALAVVVLVMQLEGHVLQPLLLGRAVHVHPLAVVLAIAAGLLIAGIFGALIAVPVIACANVAGTYLSRRHEGPRPPEPRPGRVRPVVGAG; encoded by the coding sequence ATGCTGCGCCGCGCCAACGACCTGACCGCGCGGGCGCGGGAACGCATCCGCGCTGCCCGGGAGCACGATCCGCACGCCTGGTACGACAGGGTGGCCCACGAGCACATCCCTGCCCACCACGACGGCGAGCCGGTGACCGACGTCCTCCCCGGCGACGACCCCGAGTCCGTCGGCGGGGACCGGCTGCCGCTGGGCAGCCCCGAGCCCGGGGCACCCGACCTGGACGGGCCGCTGGGCCCCCGCGGGGTCAGCGGCCCGCCCGCGGGCGGGCGGGCGCTCCGCCGTGACGAGGGCGACCGCAGCCTGGTCACCACCCGGCGTCGCGGCCACGTCGAGGACGGCGTGCCGACGGCGCTGCGCACGGCGGCCGCGTGGTCGTGGCGACTGCTGGTCGTGCTGGCCGGCCTGTACGCGCTGCTCTACGCGATGGCCTACGTCGCCGTCGTCATCGTGCCGGTGATCGTGGCGCTGCTGCTCGCCGCGCTCCTGCAGCCGGGGGCGGCGGCGCTGGTGCGGCACGGCTGGCCGCGATCGCTGGCCGCCTTCACGATGCTGCTCGTCGGCCTGGGCGTCGTCGCCGGGATCATCACGCTGGTCGTCAACCGGGTCATCGCCGGGTTCGGCGACCTGGCCGACCAGGTCAGCGAAGGGCTCGAGCAGGTCGAGAGATTCGTCGTCCGCAGCTTCCCGATCACGGCGAACCAGCTCGAGGACGCGGTCAGCCAGGCCCAGGAGTTCCTCGTCAGCAACGAGCAGGAGCTCGCCACCGGGGCGATCAGCACCGCGACGACGGTCGGTGAGGTCTTCACCGGCATCGTCCTGGCGCTGTTCACGCTCTTCTTCTTCCTCAAGGACGGCCGCACCATCTGGCTGTGGCTGGTCGGCCTCTTCCCGGGTGACTCCCGCGCCTACATCGACGAGGCGGCCCGGCGCTCGTGGCGCACGCTGATCTCCTACGTGCGCGCCACGGCGGTGGTGGCCCTGGTCGACGCCGTCGGCATCGGCATCGGGCTGGCAGTTCTCGGGGTGCCGCTGGTCATCCCGCTGTCCGCGCTGGTGTTCCTGGGCGCGTTCATCCCGATCATCGGGTCCTTCCTCGCCGGCACGGTCGCGGTGCTGGTGGCACTGGTCGCCGTCGGCCCGATCAAGGCGCTCATCGCACTGGCGGTCGTCGTCCTGGTGATGCAGCTGGAGGGGCACGTCCTGCAGCCGCTGCTGCTCGGCCGGGCCGTGCACGTGCACCCGCTGGCGGTCGTGCTCGCCATCGCGGCCGGGCTGCTGATCGCCGGCATCTTCGGGGCCCTCATCGCGGTGCCGGTGATCGCCTGCGCCAACGTGGCGGGCACCTACCTGAGCCGCCGCCACGAGGGGCCGCGGCCGCCCGAGCCCCGTCCCGGCCGTGTCCGCCCGGTGGTCGGCGCAGGCTGA